ACGCAAAGGACCGGTAATGCGAGACGTGCGACCGAGGACCCCGCAGGCGTATCCGGTGCGATACGGTGAGGACGGCCGAGGGAGCACAACGCAGCAGTACCGGTCGTTTCCGGCGTCTTTTGCCGGAGACTCCTGCAATATCCGGGCTAGACCTTCCGGCTGCGTTTGAGGAGATTCATTGAGTCGTTTGGAGAAGGGTCTGCAATTCGCCTTTTTGAAACATTTCCACCGCGATATCGCATCCCCCGACAAACTGTCCGTTGACATAGAGCTGCGGGATGGTGGGCCAATTGCTGAACTCCTTGATTCCCTGGCGCACTTCTCTGTCCGAAAGCACATCAAAGGTCTTGTAGGGGGTTTCTGTGCTTTTGAGAATGTCCACGACCGTGGCCGAAAAGCCGCACTGTGGGGATTCCGGCGTGCCCTTCATGAAGAGCAGAACCGGACTCTCGTCGATAAGAGATTGAATTTGGGCCTTAACTGATTCGGACATTCGTGCCTCCATTTTGATATTCCTGCCATTTCCGGGGCGTCAGAGTCTTGATCTGAACCGCGTGCACAGCCTCCTCCAGCTGCTCACTGAGCGCGCCCATCACAAGTCGGTGCTGCCCAACCAAGGACATCCCCTCAAAGGAAGGGTCCATAACAACCAATTGAAAATGGTCTCCGGTGCCTGTCATATCCTGGACCAATACTTCCGAATTGGGCAGGCGCTTTCTGACGATGGCCTCGATTTCTTGATTCGATATCTGCATATACTCCTCACTTTCAGGCATGAATCCGTTCCCCCACTTTGGCCTCAAGAAAATCGAGGATTTGCTGCTCAAGTTTCACATGACTGAGGCGGTTGATCTCTTGCACGCAAGTCGGGCTCGTTACGTTGATTTCCGTGAGAAGGCCCCCGATCACGTCAATGCCCGCAAAGAACAGCCCTTCCCTCTCCAAGAAGGGGGCAATGCGCTCGCAGATCTGCCGGTCGCGCTCGGTGATCTCCGCCTTTTCCACACTCCCGCCGGCCATCACATTGGACCGATTGTCCGTGGGAGATGCCACACGCAGCACAGCCCCAACGGGCTTTCCGTTCAGAACGATGATTCGCTTGTCCCCTGCCTTGACCTCCGGCAAATAGGCCTGGGCAATAATGGGGACTGTGTGCTCTTCGGTCAGCAAGGACAGAACCGCGCGCAGATTCTTATCCGCCCGCCTCAAGACCATCACCCCCTTGCCGCCAAAAGCATTGATGGGCTTCACCACCATGGCCCCGCCCACGCCTTCCATAAAAGTCAGCAGCTCCTCGAGCCGCCGCGTCACCAAGGTGGGGGGTGTCAGGTCCGGAAAGTGCAAGGCCGCGAGCTTTTCGTTGGCATTGCGCAGGCCTTGAGGCGAATTCATGACAAACACGCGCTGCGGCAAAAAATCCAGAGCCCAGGTCACCTGCAAGTAGCTCTCGTCAAAAGGCGGATCCGTGCGCACGAGCACCGCATCACAGTCCGCGCCCTGAAAAGCGATTTCGATCAAAGCCTCGGGCAAAGCATTTTCAGCCTCGCCAAAACTCACAGGACGCCCGTGAAATTCCACTTGCGTGCGGTCGATGGAAATATTCTCCGGCGTCACACTGAAGATTTCGTGTCCGCGGCGGTGAGCCTCGCGCATCAGGACCACGGTGGTATCCTTGTGCAAGGCAAGTGTTTCTATGGGGT
This genomic stretch from Candidatus Omnitrophota bacterium harbors:
- the grxD gene encoding Grx4 family monothiol glutaredoxin, whose product is MSESVKAQIQSLIDESPVLLFMKGTPESPQCGFSATVVDILKSTETPYKTFDVLSDREVRQGIKEFSNWPTIPQLYVNGQFVGGCDIAVEMFQKGELQTLLQTTQ
- a CDS encoding BolA family transcriptional regulator, whose amino-acid sequence is MQISNQEIEAIVRKRLPNSEVLVQDMTGTGDHFQLVVMDPSFEGMSLVGQHRLVMGALSEQLEEAVHAVQIKTLTPRKWQEYQNGGTNVRIS
- the gshB gene encoding glutathione synthase; amino-acid sequence: MRIAFIMDPIETLALHKDTTVVLMREAHRRGHEIFSVTPENISIDRTQVEFHGRPVSFGEAENALPEALIEIAFQGADCDAVLVRTDPPFDESYLQVTWALDFLPQRVFVMNSPQGLRNANEKLAALHFPDLTPPTLVTRRLEELLTFMEGVGGAMVVKPINAFGGKGVMVLRRADKNLRAVLSLLTEEHTVPIIAQAYLPEVKAGDKRIIVLNGKPVGAVLRVASPTDNRSNVMAGGSVEKAEITERDRQICERIAPFLEREGLFFAGIDVIGGLLTEINVTSPTCVQEINRLSHVKLEQQILDFLEAKVGERIHA